In a single window of the Mesoplodon densirostris isolate mMesDen1 chromosome 18, mMesDen1 primary haplotype, whole genome shotgun sequence genome:
- the TMEM100 gene encoding transmembrane protein 100: MTEEPIKEILGTPKSPKPVAMEKSSNGEVMVTMVPLVNEIQLTAATGGAELSCYRCIIPFAVVVLIAGIAVTAVAYSFNSHGSIISILGLVLLSLGLFLLASSALCWKVRQRSKKAKRRESQTALVANQRSLFA, encoded by the coding sequence ATGACCGAAGAGCCCATAAAGGAGATCCTGGGAACCCCGAAGTCTCCCAAGCCAGTGGCAATGGAGAAGAGCTCCAATGGTGAAGTCATGGTCACCATGGTCCCCCTGGTCAATGAGATTCAGCTGACAGCCGCCACGGGGGGTGCTGAGCTCTCCTGTTACCGCTGCATCATCCCCTTCGCCGTGGTGGTCCTCATCGCCGGGATAGCGGTCACTGCCGTGGCTTACAGCTTCAATTCCCATGGCTCCATCATCTCCATCTTAGGTCTGGTCCTTCTGTCATTGGGACTTTTTTTGTTAGCCTCCAGCGCCCTGTGCTGGAAGGTGAGACAGAGGAGCAAGAAAGCCAAGAGGCGGGAGAGTCAGACGGCTCTCGTGGCAAATCAGAGAAGCTTGTTTGCTTAG